From a single Candoia aspera isolate rCanAsp1 chromosome 2, rCanAsp1.hap2, whole genome shotgun sequence genomic region:
- the LUC7L3 gene encoding luc7-like protein 3 isoform X4, whose product MISAAQLLDELMGRDRNLAPDEKRSNVRWDHESVCKYYLCGFCPAELFTNTRSDLGPCEKIHDENLRKQYEKSSRFMKVGYEREFLRYLQSLLAEVERRIRRGHARLALSQTQQSSGAAGPTGKNEEKIQVLTDKIDVLLQQIEELGSEGKVEEAQGMMKLVEQLKEERELLRSTTSTIESFAAQEKQMEVCEVCGAFLIVGDAQSRVDDHLMGKQHMGYAKIKATVEELKEKLRKRTEEPERDDRLKKEKLEREEREREREREEKERKRRREEEEKEKERARDRERRKRSRSRSRHSSRTSDRRSSRSRDHKRSRSKDRRRSRSRDRRRSRSHDRSDRKHRSRSRDRRRSKSRDRKSYKHRSKSREREQDRKSKEKEKRGSDDKKSSVKSSSREKQSEDTSMDSKEGDAKNEVNGTSEDIKSEVQRKYVQMKMELRQVRRDTKATSEGKHSVVLQNLLRYIVLYRLFCSRLISPLVCLLGTYL is encoded by the exons ATGATTTCGGCAGCCCAGCTTTTGGACGAGCTTATGGGCCGGGACAGAAACCTCGCCCCAGATGAAAAGCGCAGTAACGTGCGGTGGGACCATGAAAGC GTTTGTAAATACTACCTTTGTGGGTTTTGTCCAGCTGAATTATTCACAAATACTCGTTCTGACTTGG GTCCATGTGAAAAGATTCATGATGAAAACCTAAGAAAACA GTATGAGAAGAGTTCTCGATTCATGAAAGTAGGCTACGAAAGAGAGTTCCTTCGTTATTTGCAGAGCTTGCTTGCTGAAGTTGAGCGTCGAATTCGAAGAGGCCATGCCCGTTTAGCATTATCTCAGACTCAGCAGTCCTCAGGT GCAGCAGGACCTACtggcaaaaatgaagaaaagattcAAGTCTTAACTGATAAAATTGATGTACTTCTGCAACAG ATTGAAGAACTAGGTTCTGAAGGAAAAGTAGAGGAGGCTCAAGGCATGATGAAACTTGTTGAACAGttaaaagaggagagagagttgCTCAGATCTACAACTTCA ACCATTGaaagttttgcagcccaggaaAAGCAAATGGAAGTTTGTGAAGTTTGTGGAGCCTTTTTAATTGTGGGAGATGCACAGTCCAGAGTCGATGATCACTTGATGGGGAAACAACATATGGGTTATGCTAAAATTAAAGCTACAGTAGAAGAATTAAAA gaaaaattaagaaaaagaactgAAGAGCCTGAACGCGATGATcgtttaaaaaaggagaaattagAGCGAGAAGAGCGAGAGAGGGAGcgtgaaagggaagaaaaggaaagaaagcgaCGAcgtgaggaagaagagaaggagaaagagagggcCCGTGATAGGGAAAGACGAAAGAGAAGCAGATCACGAAGCAGACATTCAAGCAGAACTTCTGACAGGAGAAGTAGTCGGTCGAGGGACCATAAACGGTCAAGAAGCAAGGACAGAAGACGAAGCAG aagTCGGGATCGACGCAGAAGCAGAAGCCATGATAGGTCAGACAGGAAGCACAGATCACGCAGCAGGGACAGAAGACGGTCAAAAAGCCGGGACCGGAAATCGTACAAGCACAGAAGCAAAAGCAGAGAACGAGAACAAGATAGGAAATCTAAGGAAAAAG AAAAGAGAGGATCTGATGATAAAAAAAGTAGTGTGAAGTCCAGTAGTCGAGAAAAACAGAGTGAAGACACAAGCATGGACTCCAAGGAAGGCGATGCTAAGAATGAGGTCAATGGGACAAGTGAAGACATTAAATCTGAAG TGCAGCGTAAGTATGTACAGATGAAGATGGAGCTAAGACAAGTAAGAAGAGATACTAAAGCAACTTCTGAAGGAAAACACAGTGTAGTCCTGCAAAATCTTTTGAGGTACATTGTTTTGTATCGGCTATTTTGTAGCAGACTCATATCCCCTTTAGTGTGCCTCTTGGGAACATATTTGTAA